From a single Ooceraea biroi isolate clonal line C1 chromosome 12, Obir_v5.4, whole genome shotgun sequence genomic region:
- the LOC105278861 gene encoding ubiquinone biosynthesis monooxygenase COQ6, mitochondrial, with protein MAALREAVLSHRLAFMSLSQNYKRIIPNVAAASRKNYLSTAEQEENYDIIITGGGMVGTTLACAIANNRRLEGKRVLLLEGSPKEEYTPQEKYSNRVVALNQQTRTLLSSFGAWKHIEAVRCCPVRKMQVWDACSEAMITFNENHLSDELAYIVENDLLLHAINKQLSEKENVTVIYESKVADVKLPGTSEGYATVQLHSGKRFRSRLLVGADGVNSLVRKAMGVQYLNWQYDQLGIVATLKLSEPTENIVAWQRFLPTGPIALLPLTDSLSSLVWSVTSEKAKELLKVSEEEFVDRINEALWRVYPKNGVVESGMHALRQLLEGLSLQTGVSRQLQPSVAAIVEGSRAAFPLGFGHAVSYTQPGTVLVGDAAHRVHPLAGQGVNLGFGDVTALTQLLAEAVVNGSQLNSTIHLRRYETLRQRHNVPTMLVIDALHRLYKTTAAPVVLARSLGMQLTNAIPQVKKLLMEQAAGETVCK; from the exons ATGGCGGCTCTGAGGGAAGCGGTGTTATCACACCGGCTTGCTTTTATGTCATTATCGCAGAATTACAAACGTATCATTCCTAACGTGGCTGCTGCGTCAAGGAAAAACTACTTGTCCACTGCAGAACAGGaagaaaattatgatattatcaTCACTGGAGGTGGCATGGTCGGCACGACGTTGGCGTGTGCTATAG CAAACAATCGAAGATTGGAAGGCAAGAGAGTTTTGCTTCTGGAAGGTAGCCCTAAAGAAGAGTACACGCCGCAGGAGAAATATTCCAATCGAGTTGTTGCCTTGAATCAGCAAACTCGTACCTTGTTGTCCAGCTTCGGAGCATGGAAGCACATAGAGGCAGTCCGCTGTTGCCCAGTACGGAAAATGCAG GTGTGGGACGCATGTTCCGAAGCGATGATAACTTTCAACGAGAACCACTTGTCCGACGAGCTGGCGTACATCGTCGAGAACGATCTACTGCTGCACGCCATTAATAAGCAGCTTTCCGAGAAGGAGAACGTGACTGTGATCTACGAGTCGAAAGTTGCCGACGTGAAACTACCGGGGACGTCGGAGGGATATGCCACGGTGCAGTTGCATTCCGGGAAGCGATTCAGATCCAGATTACTG GTGGGCGCCGATGGAGTCAATTCGCTGGTGCGAAAGGCGATGGGTGTGCAATACTTGAACTGGCAGTATGATCAACTGGGTATCGTCGCGACCCTGAAACTATCCGAG CCTACGGAGAACATCGTCGCTTGGCAGAGGTTCCTTCCAACTGGGCCCATCGCGTTGCTTCCG TTGACAGATTCTCTAAGTTCGCTGGTGTGGTCCGTAACGAGCGAGAAAGCAAAAGAGCTGCTGAAAGTGTCGGAGGAGGAGTTCGTTGACAGGATAAATGAGGCGCTGTGGCGGGTCTACCCGAAGAACGGTGTCGTCGAGAGTGGGATGCACGCGCTCCGCCAGCTACTTGAAGGACTCTCTTTACAAACCGGCGTGTCCAGGCAGCTGCAGCCTTCCGTAGCGGCGATCGTCGAAGGATCCCGCGCGGCGTTTCCTCTAGGTTTCGGCCACGCCGTATCGTACACCCAACCGGGCACGGTGCTGGTCGG GGACGCGGCGCACCGGGTCCATCCCTTGGCTGGCCAGGGTGTGAATCTCGGTTTCGGCGATGTGACGGCGCTGACGCAGCTCCTCGCCGAGGCCGTCGTGAACGGCAGCCAACTCAACAGCACGATACACTTGCGGAGATACGAGACGCTCAGGCAACGACACAACGTACCGACGATGCTCGTCATCGACGCGCTCCATCGGCTGTACAAGACCACCGCGGCTCCCGTCGTCTTAGCCAGAAGCCTAGGCATGCAGCTGACGAACGCTATCCCGCAAGTCAAG AAATTGTTGATGGAACAAGCAGCAGGAGAGACAGTCTGTAAATGA
- the LOC105278891 gene encoding uncharacterized protein LOC105278891, with translation MTTKSTILVSLKLLTFLIISINAQYEDSRSGCRADGQMGTCKAARNCTAVATILQQSRDEAFAYLKRNHCGFDGKTPLVCCINNIITRPTPPNEDLYDRTLTNSGNSTPSEEGRIGVDNNPLLPSDCGRDLSQRIVGGERTSLDEFPWMALLEYQKPNGRTTACGGVLISKRYVLTAAHCIKGKDLPTTWRLSSVRLGEYDTDTDTDCISDGNNGTTCADDPVTVGVEEQFAHEEYQPLSRHQRYDIALLRLAQDVTFTKYIKPICLPSNSTSLDDRLFFVAGWGKTETRSSSNVKLKLSLPLVSDSQCDQTYNNAGVRLGYGQICAGGQRGKDSCRGDSGGPLMALERLSDRTGKWSAVGVVSFGPSPCGMQGWPGVYTKVQDFVPWILSKLRAILNGASFAQAKLYSGLDRLLCEVKKEKERKKKQSQGYKIYREATQSVLPEINMRFVDVLVALVALYSTTVSAQSECTDSRATCISIRNCPAIIEVLRGPRPLSPESLQRLRNAQCGFDGNDPLVCCINQQTSPTPSPPTSPPPTPPPPRPTMESEPEVRTAPSPPDVSNHPNLRLLNQNCGCITDSRIIGGNSTSVFEFPWMALIAYDIGRPNPEFRCGGTVISPRYILTAAHCVTTLPAGLTLIGVRVGDHDISKERDCDVDQHGVEVLCAERYQDFGVESVHFHPQYTRRKLQNDIALIRVNSSIDFRPQNAKPVCLPLGTAARQTSSRGIVTGWGATELGPRSQALLKANLPLVSYEECKEIYKHTSEIWYKQMCAGGQNSVDSCMGDSGGPLQSFGTYENNPRIIQYGVVSYGLRQCGTEGFPGVYTNIVYYMDWILDTVRE, from the exons ATGACGACGAAGTCGACCATCCTGGTCTCTTTGAAGCTACTGACGTTTCTGATCATCAGTATCAATGCGC AGTATGAGGATTCACGATCGGGCTGCAGGGCCGATGGCCAAATGGGCACGTGCAAAGCCGCCCGTAACTGCACCGCTGTGGCGACTATCCTGCAGCAATCGCGCGATGAAGCATTCGCCTACCTGAAGCGCAATCACTGTGGCTTCGACGGCAAAACCCCGCTGGTGTGCTGCATCAACAACATCATCACTCGTCCAACTCCGCCCAACGAGGACCTGTACGACCGTACTCTGACTAATTCGGGTAATTCGACACCCAGCGAGGAGGGAAGGATCGGCGTGGACAACAATCCGCTGCTACCGAGCGACTGCGGCCGCGACTTGTCGCAAAGGATTGTCGGCGGTGAGCGCACCAGCCTCGACGAGTTCCCGTGGATGGCGCTTTTGGAATATCAGAAAC CCAACGGCAGGACCACGGCCTGCGGCGGTGTTCTGATCAGCAAGCGTTACGTTCTCACGGCCGCGCACTGCATCAAGGGCAAGGACCTACCAACGACCTGGCGGCTGAGCAGCGTCCGCCTGGGCGAGTACGACACCGACACCGACACGGACTGCATCTCGGACGGCAACAACGGCACGACGTGCGCCGACGATCCGGTCACCGTGGGCGTCGAGGAGCAGTTCGCCCATGAAGAGTACCAACCGCTGTCGCGGCACCAGCGCTACGACATCGCTCTGCTGCGTCTCGCCCAGGACGTCACCTTCACCAAGTACATCAAGCCGATCTGTCTGCCGTCCAACTCGACGTCGCTCGATGACAGGTTGTTCTTCGTGGCCGGCTGGGGCAAGACGGAGACCCGCTCGTCCTCGAACGTCAAGCTGAAGCTGTCGTTGCCGCTGGTGAGCGACTCCCAGTGCGATCAGACGTACAACAACGCTGGCGTGCGGTTGGGCTACGGCCAGATCTGCGCGGGTGGCCAACGAGGCAAGGACTCGTGCAGGGGTGACTCGGGTGGTCCTCTGATGGCGCTCGAGAGGCTTTCCGATCGCACCGGCAAGTGGTCTGCCGTGGGCGTGGTGTCCTTTGGACCGTCGCCCTGCGGCATGCAGGGCTGGCCTGGCGTGTACACCAAGGTGCAGGACTTCGTTCCCTGGATCCTCAGCAAGCTGCGAGC TATTCTTAATGGAGCGAGCTTTGCTCAAGCAAAACTCTACTCCGGTTTAGACC GCTTACTCTGTGaggtaaaaaaagagaaagaaaggaagaaaaaacaGTCACAAGGTTACAAAATCTATCGTGAAGCTACGCAGTCGGTCTTACCAGAAATAAACATGAGATTCGTCGATGTGCTGGTCGCCCTTGTCGCTCTATATTCGACGACAGTTAGTGCAC AATCCGAATGCACGGACAGCCGCGCAACTTGCATCAGTATCCGCAATTGTCCGGCTATCATAGAGGTCCTGCGTGGTCCGAGACCGCTTTCGCCCGAAAGTTTGCAAAGACTTCGAAACGCGCAATGTGGCTTCGACGGAAACGATCCGCTGGTCTGCTGCATAAACCAG CAAACGTCACCCACACCGTCGCCACCCACATCGCCGCCACCCACACCGCCGCCACCGAGGCCGACGATGGAGTCAGAACCGGAGGTCAGAACCGCTCCTAGTCCACCGGACGTGTCGAACCACCCGAATCTACGTCTGTTGAACCAGAACTGCGGCTGCATCACGGACTCGAGGATAATCGGCGGCAACAGCACCAGCGTTTTCGAGTTCCCGTGGATGGCATTAATCGCGTACGATATCGGCAGGCCGAATCCGGAGTTCCGCTGCGGCGGCACCGTCATCTCGCCGCGGTACATCCTCACCGCGGCTCATTGCGTCACGACGCTTCCGGCAG GTCTCACGCTGATCGGTGTTCGAGTTGGAGATCACGACATCAGCAAGGAACGCGACTGCGACGTGGACCAGCACGGGGTCGAGGTCCTGTGCGCCGAGAGGTACCAGGACTTCGGTGTGGAGAGCGTCCACTTCCATCCGCAGTACACGAGAAGGAAGCTGCAGAACGACATAGCGCTCATCAGGGTGAACAGCAGCATAGACTTCCGGCCGCAGAACGCTAAGCCAGTTTGTCTGCCGCTCGGCACCGCGGCGAGGCAGACCTCGTCAAGG GGCATAGTAACCGGATGGGGCGCGACGGAACTGGGCCCGCGTAGTCAGGCCCTCCTGAAGGCGAACCTACCGCTGGTGAGCTATGAGGAATGCAAGGAGATATACAAGCACACCTCGGAGATTTGGTACAAGCAGATGTGCGCCGGAGGCCAGAACAGCGTGGACTCGTGCATGGGTGACAGCGGTGGGCCCCTGCAATCGTTTGGCACCTACGAAAACAATCCACGTATTATTCAATACGGGGTGGTCAGCTACGGACTGAGACAGTGCGGCACCGAGGGCTTCCCCGGGGTCTACACGAATATCGTCTACTACATGGACTGGATTCTGGACACCGTGAGAGAATAG
- the LOC105278890 gene encoding protein FAM161A isoform X2, with protein sequence MSEHRGTSFFHSCVKTPVDPCSRQPTPSYERPQLSSRTRGSEKMKRINFAKDEPMTAVEDSESSSPRDTLENLLEFLKSIPDYGQVHHLSNEQFKQKVEYLRRKQRLLLQNLKNSLDEGAEKPPSRLSIARDEGSKPSSKDKNVKPDLGDLKLNGKKCYLEGSRTSSPILFPSGSFAGLAEDQDLLTYRCRDKDKETKTMRNKEILAASKSWSTWSESKSDDSVDSDDDDDDSIETKSLPPSNSKDWHPTVPMPFSFTLREQAEKYMTEMETEERANQDTEKKSPLKKRRVRPIPITSKIPLYDKLMAEKEERSRIVREESALNLLSQVRPFKLECDRRAWRSLTRSSPELCSTKSGSSSRFKAKPIPKNLFGTEVYDRMLEDEYYRQLRKRVRAAELLKSSSLPPSMARRERVKSAYARLQDKDKDEDENETATPAPTASDTVRSVMTSAMSSRGNNLAAILRCQASREKLEREIRERMEEKRREQVLRFRETLISRKPAWRALRSAARHEHDRDLDIRACLRRDEAREQAERHRLQMEMMLDRVTQIPTLFERHSQDFQSFPKVQQPKASSKNAHARKKKKKKKKKQQQQQQSKRPTSSSLDSYLSFASNSRPDSGSLTSSSGTLVSSSQSSHESDKSMAKSETSKRKLDRRPLKVSINETAELIEDLNEKSSSSDEQFRSKDALQSDDNVTTEE encoded by the exons ATGTCGGAGCATCGAGGAACATCCTTCTTCCATTCATGCGTAAAGACGCCGGTGGACCCCTGCAGCCGTCAACCCACCCCGTCGTACGAGCGTCCTCAATTATCCTCTAGGACTCGCGGATCCGAGAAGATGAAGAGAATCAACTTCGCCAAGGATGAACCGATGACCGCCGTCGAGGACTCGGAATCATCCAGCCCGCGCGATACTCTGGAGAATCTTTTGGAGTTCCTGAAGAGCATACCGGACTACGGGCAGGTACACCATTTGTCAAACGAGCAGTTCAAGCAGAAGGTCGAGTACCTGAGGAGGAAGCAGCGACTGCTTCTTCAGAATCTGAAGAACTCGTTGGACGAGGGCGCGGAGAAGCCGCCCTCGCGATTGTCGATCGCGAGGGATGAGGGCTCGAAGCCGTCGTCGAAGGATAAGAACGTCAAGCCGGACCTCGGCGACCTCAAGCTGAACGGCAAGAAGTGCTACCTCGAGGGGTCCAGAACCAGTAGTCCGATACTGTTTCCGTCCGGTTCTTTCGCTGGCCTCGCCGAGGATCAGGATCTGCTAACGTACAGGTGCCGGGACAAGGATAAGGAAACGAAAACGATGCGCAACAAGGAGATACTCGCGGCCAGCAAGAGCTGGAGCACCTGGAGCGAATCGAAGAGCGACGACAGCGTggacagcgacgacgacgacgacgacagcatTGAGACCAAGAGCCTGCCGCCGAGCAACTCCAAGGATTGGCATCCCACGGTGCCCATGCCGTTCAGTTTCACGCTGAG AGAACAAGCGGAAAAGTATATGACGGAAATGGAGACGGAAGAGCGCGCGAATCAAGATACCGAGAAGAAGAGCCCGCTGAAGAAGCGGCGAGTCAGACCGATTCCCATCACGTCGAAAATTCCGCTCTACGACAAACTGATGGCCGAGAAGGAAGAGCG AAGTCGCATCGTGCGTGAGGAGAGCGCGTTGAACCTTCTGTCGCAGGTGCGCCCGTTCAAGCTGGAGTGTGATCGACGCGCTTGGCGGTCCTTGACGAGGTCCAGCCCCGAGCTCTGCTCGACCAAGAGCGGCTCCTCCTCGCGCTTTAAAGCCAAGCCGATACCGAAGAACTTGTTCGGCACAGAAGTTTATGATCGCATGCTCGAAGACGAGTACTACAG GCAGCTAAGGAAAAGGGTGAGGGCCGCCGAGCTGCTGAAGTCCTCTTCCTTGCCGCCGTCGATGGCGAGACGCGAACGAGTCAAGTCCGCGTATGCACGTTTGCAGGACAAGGAcaaggacgaggacgagaacgAGACTGCCACCCCGGCTCCGACGGCCTCCGACACGGTCAGGTCCGTGATGACGTCCGCGATGTCCTCGCGCGGCAACAACCTCGCTGCAATCCTCAGATGCCAAGCCTCACG GGAGAAATTGGAGCGCGAGATACGGGAACGGATGGAGGAGAAGCGGCGGGAGCAGGTGTTGAGGTTCAGGGAGACGCTGATCAGCCGGAAGCCCGCGTGGAGGGCCCTGAGGTCAGCCGCGAG GCACGAGCACGACAGGGACCTGGACATCCGGGCGTGCCTGCGTCGCGACGAGGCGCGGGAGCAGGCCGAGCGTCACCGGCTGCAGATGGAGATGATGCTGGACCGCGTGACGCAGATACCGACCCTCTTCGAGCGGCACTCCCAG GATTTCCAATCGTTCCCGAAAGTACAGCAGCCGAAGGCTTCTTCTAAGAACGCTCACGcccgaaagaagaagaaaaagaagaagaagaagcagcagcagcagcaacaatcGAAAAGACCTACATCGAGCAGTCTGGACTCGTACCTGAGCTTCGCCAGCAATTCCAGACCGGATTCCGGATCATTAACCAGCTCTTCCGGAACTCTGGTATCTTCGAGCCAGTCATCGCATGAGTCTGACAAATCGATGGCCAAATCGGAAACCTCGAAGAGAAAGCTCGATCGTCGTCCACTAAAAGTGTCAATCAACGAAACAGCGGAACTCATTGAAGATCTTAATGAGAAGTCATCGAGCAGCGACGAGCAATTTCGCAGCAAGGATGCGTTGCAGAGTGATGACAATGTCACTACTGAAGAGTGA
- the LOC105278890 gene encoding protein FAM161A isoform X1, with product MSEHRGTSFFHSCVKTPVDPCSRQPTPSYERPQLSSRTRGSEKMKRINFAKDEPMTAVEDSESSSPRDTLENLLEFLKSIPDYGQVHHLSNEQFKQKVEYLRRKQRLLLQNLKNSLDEGAEKPPSRLSIARDEGSKPSSKDKNVKPDLGDLKLNGKKCYLEGSRTSSPILFPSGSFAGLAEDQDLLTYRCRDKDKETKTMRNKEILAASKSWSTWSESKSDDSVDSDDDDDDSIETKSLPPSNSKDWHPTVPMPFSFTLREQAEKYMTEMETEERANQDTEKKSPLKKRRVRPIPITSKIPLYDKLMAEKEERSRIVREESALNLLSQVRPFKLECDRRAWRSLTRSSPELCSTKSGSSSRFKAKPIPKNLFGTEVYDRMLEDEYYRRKDSACGSRQLRKRVRAAELLKSSSLPPSMARRERVKSAYARLQDKDKDEDENETATPAPTASDTVRSVMTSAMSSRGNNLAAILRCQASREKLEREIRERMEEKRREQVLRFRETLISRKPAWRALRSAARHEHDRDLDIRACLRRDEAREQAERHRLQMEMMLDRVTQIPTLFERHSQDFQSFPKVQQPKASSKNAHARKKKKKKKKKQQQQQQSKRPTSSSLDSYLSFASNSRPDSGSLTSSSGTLVSSSQSSHESDKSMAKSETSKRKLDRRPLKVSINETAELIEDLNEKSSSSDEQFRSKDALQSDDNVTTEE from the exons ATGTCGGAGCATCGAGGAACATCCTTCTTCCATTCATGCGTAAAGACGCCGGTGGACCCCTGCAGCCGTCAACCCACCCCGTCGTACGAGCGTCCTCAATTATCCTCTAGGACTCGCGGATCCGAGAAGATGAAGAGAATCAACTTCGCCAAGGATGAACCGATGACCGCCGTCGAGGACTCGGAATCATCCAGCCCGCGCGATACTCTGGAGAATCTTTTGGAGTTCCTGAAGAGCATACCGGACTACGGGCAGGTACACCATTTGTCAAACGAGCAGTTCAAGCAGAAGGTCGAGTACCTGAGGAGGAAGCAGCGACTGCTTCTTCAGAATCTGAAGAACTCGTTGGACGAGGGCGCGGAGAAGCCGCCCTCGCGATTGTCGATCGCGAGGGATGAGGGCTCGAAGCCGTCGTCGAAGGATAAGAACGTCAAGCCGGACCTCGGCGACCTCAAGCTGAACGGCAAGAAGTGCTACCTCGAGGGGTCCAGAACCAGTAGTCCGATACTGTTTCCGTCCGGTTCTTTCGCTGGCCTCGCCGAGGATCAGGATCTGCTAACGTACAGGTGCCGGGACAAGGATAAGGAAACGAAAACGATGCGCAACAAGGAGATACTCGCGGCCAGCAAGAGCTGGAGCACCTGGAGCGAATCGAAGAGCGACGACAGCGTggacagcgacgacgacgacgacgacagcatTGAGACCAAGAGCCTGCCGCCGAGCAACTCCAAGGATTGGCATCCCACGGTGCCCATGCCGTTCAGTTTCACGCTGAG AGAACAAGCGGAAAAGTATATGACGGAAATGGAGACGGAAGAGCGCGCGAATCAAGATACCGAGAAGAAGAGCCCGCTGAAGAAGCGGCGAGTCAGACCGATTCCCATCACGTCGAAAATTCCGCTCTACGACAAACTGATGGCCGAGAAGGAAGAGCG AAGTCGCATCGTGCGTGAGGAGAGCGCGTTGAACCTTCTGTCGCAGGTGCGCCCGTTCAAGCTGGAGTGTGATCGACGCGCTTGGCGGTCCTTGACGAGGTCCAGCCCCGAGCTCTGCTCGACCAAGAGCGGCTCCTCCTCGCGCTTTAAAGCCAAGCCGATACCGAAGAACTTGTTCGGCACAGAAGTTTATGATCGCATGCTCGAAGACGAGTACTACAG GCGTAAGGATTCCGCGTGCGGTTCCAGGCAGCTAAGGAAAAGGGTGAGGGCCGCCGAGCTGCTGAAGTCCTCTTCCTTGCCGCCGTCGATGGCGAGACGCGAACGAGTCAAGTCCGCGTATGCACGTTTGCAGGACAAGGAcaaggacgaggacgagaacgAGACTGCCACCCCGGCTCCGACGGCCTCCGACACGGTCAGGTCCGTGATGACGTCCGCGATGTCCTCGCGCGGCAACAACCTCGCTGCAATCCTCAGATGCCAAGCCTCACG GGAGAAATTGGAGCGCGAGATACGGGAACGGATGGAGGAGAAGCGGCGGGAGCAGGTGTTGAGGTTCAGGGAGACGCTGATCAGCCGGAAGCCCGCGTGGAGGGCCCTGAGGTCAGCCGCGAG GCACGAGCACGACAGGGACCTGGACATCCGGGCGTGCCTGCGTCGCGACGAGGCGCGGGAGCAGGCCGAGCGTCACCGGCTGCAGATGGAGATGATGCTGGACCGCGTGACGCAGATACCGACCCTCTTCGAGCGGCACTCCCAG GATTTCCAATCGTTCCCGAAAGTACAGCAGCCGAAGGCTTCTTCTAAGAACGCTCACGcccgaaagaagaagaaaaagaagaagaagaagcagcagcagcagcaacaatcGAAAAGACCTACATCGAGCAGTCTGGACTCGTACCTGAGCTTCGCCAGCAATTCCAGACCGGATTCCGGATCATTAACCAGCTCTTCCGGAACTCTGGTATCTTCGAGCCAGTCATCGCATGAGTCTGACAAATCGATGGCCAAATCGGAAACCTCGAAGAGAAAGCTCGATCGTCGTCCACTAAAAGTGTCAATCAACGAAACAGCGGAACTCATTGAAGATCTTAATGAGAAGTCATCGAGCAGCGACGAGCAATTTCGCAGCAAGGATGCGTTGCAGAGTGATGACAATGTCACTACTGAAGAGTGA
- the LOC105278860 gene encoding transient receptor potential channel pyrexia codes for MSILSKKKFFERLSGSRLTREVPRMETANNRTPSIVVNNEEEHEDIWMNEIDRGSISSEDTSDSIRCHIRAAPMMQEQPWSKDEVELALSNLPGGETALSLIPTLQDDALQRALEEFQFLTLNETANCKQRKVSLPTFANGFMRKALLASENGAAAAATPGQLLAGWPDTCLMISCWLGHAEIAKALLEKGAPVSSKDNDGRMPLHMAACAASVKIVEELLKHGANPNEWDLGKKCTPLHCAAAAGCVTTVKCLIKSGANVDAGLSGRSPLHYAVLNNAGDCVEALLQAGACPNNPQVYTETPLHVAASLGNVRCTKLLLSYGADVRVQLGTARSTPLHLAAEEGSAECTKLLLNAGAAWDAKNSRGQTAMHLAALAQSVETLDVLISAGARVNVEDDDGRTPLHAAVAKALRGSELVKTLIQAGASVNKADKFGYTPLHIAALNESSPTVVMLLLKGADVTARTKGGVTALSFIIRRTPDVLPRFVARLDQAISLHDHELGDVDCELRLDFRPLVPGGRGETDLMLCLVEVGQGHVLKHPLCESFLYLKWLRIRKFFLLSLVFHSIFIALFTGYVSATYLWQVKRLSGVLLWPVLGFTCMLACKELFQIVHGICCYAKRWENWLQWSVILASAVILIPPVRPWQYHVAALGILLAWIELMMVVGRFPMFGIYIQMFTQVSINFFKFLAAYVCLVIGFSLGFSVLHKNYKSFTDPLISLLKTVIMMSGELEFEDVFFDEEAPLMYPGTAHLMLLSFVILVTVILTNLMVGLAVSDIQELRRCAGLDRLVRRAELVAHLESMLFSKLLDRAPARIIRMCRRGALLLHPPYHCALHIRPNDPREKRLPRELVRAVYRLVSEKRTRRTTFRSSAPPSSLRNAAADSSQARFSRMYSNESSHQQLSDLAAELKRCSYNISTRLDSLTDKMESIAREVDVTMNYSQTYCSPTGAC; via the exons ATGTCGATTCTCAGCAAGAAGAAGTTCTTCGAGAGACTCTCAGGCAGCCGGTTAACGCGGGAGGTCCCGAGAATGGAGACCGCCAACAACCGAACGCCGTCCATCGTGGTCAACAATGAG GAAGAACACGAGGACATTTGGATGAACGAGATTGACCGCGGCAGTATCTCGTCCGAGGACACCTCCGACTCCATCAGGTGTCACATACGAGCGGCGCCGATGATGCAAGAACAACCCTGGAGCAAGGACGAGGTCGAGCTGGCGTTGTCAAACCTTCCCGGAGGTGAGACCGCTCTATCGCTGATCCCGACTCTTCAGGATGACGCTCTGCAGCGGGCGCTGGAGGAGTTCCAGTTCCTCACACTCAACGAAACCGCGAACTGCAAGCAGCGCAAAGTTTCACTGCCTACATTCGCGAACGG ATTCATGCGGAAGGCCCTGCTGGCCAGCGAAAACGGAGCGGCGGCCGCTGCGACTCCCGGTCAGCTACTTGCGGGATGGCCGGACACATGTTTGATGATTTCCTGTTGGTTGGGTCACGCGGAGATTGCGAAGGCTCTGTTGGAGAAAGGCGCACCGGTATCTTCGAAAGACAACGATGGAAG AATGCCATTGCACATGGCCGCTTGCGCCGCATCCGTGAAGATCGTGGAAGAACTACTGAAACACGGGGCTAATCCGAATGAGTGGGACCTCGGGAAGAAATGCACGCCGTTGCACTGTGCCGCGGCGGCAGGTTGCGTCACTACCGTCAAGTGTCTGATTAAGTCGGGCGCGAACGTGGATGCCGGATTATCCGGAAGAAGTCCGCTGCACTATGCCGTGCTGAACAACGCCGGGGATTGTGTCGAAGCTCTACTGCAAGCAGGTGCTTGTCCCAATAATCCACAG GTTTATACGGAGACTCCATTGCACGTGGCAGCTAGTTTGGGCAACGTGCGTTGCACCAAATTGCTATTAAGCTACGGGGCGGACGTGAGGGTGCAATTGGGTACCGCGAGATCGACGCCTTTACACTTAGCCGCCGAGGAAGGCAGCGCAGAGTGTACGAAATTGTTGCTAAATGCAGGCGCAGCCTGGGACGCGAAGAACTCACGCGGTCAGACGGCGATGCACCTGGCGGCACTCGCCCAGTCCGTGGAGACGTTAGACGTACTAATAAGCGCTGGCGCGAGAGTAAACGTGGAGGATGACGACGGACGCACGCCTCTGCACGCTGCGGTCGCGAAAGCCTTGAGAGGTAGCGAGCTGGTGAAGACTCTGATACAG GCAGGCGCCTCGGTGAACAAGGCGGACAAGTTTGGCTACACGCCGCTGCACATCGCCGCCTTAAACGAGAGCTCGCCCACGGTGGTGATGCTGTTGTTGAAGGGCGCGGACGTTACGGCGCGTACGAAGGGCGGCGTCACCGCCCTCAGCTTCATCATACGCCGCACTCCAGACGTACTGCCGCGCTTCGTGGCACGTCTCGACCAAGCGATCTCGTTGCACGATCACGAGCTGGGCGACGTGGACTGCGAGCTGCGGCTGGACTTCCGGCCGCTGGTGCCGGGAGGCCGTGGCGAGACGGACCTGATGCTCTGCCTGGTAGAAGTCGGCCAAGGGCACGTGCTGAAGCACCCGCTGTGCGAGAGCTTTCTCTACCTCAAGTGGCTGCGCATCCGTAAGTTCTTCCTGCTGAGTCTCGTCTTCCACTCGATCTTCATTGCCCTCTTCACCGGTTACGTCAGCGCGACGTATCTCTGGCAGGTGAAACGACTCAGCGGCGTCCTTCTGTGGCCGGTGCTGGGCTTCACCTGCATGCTCGCGTGCAAGGAGCTCTTTCAGATCGTCCACGGTATCTGCTGCTACGCCAAACGCTGGGAGAACTGGCTGCAGTGGAGCGTGATCCTCGCGTCGGCCGTGATTCTGATCCCGCCGGTGCGCCCGTGGCAGTATCACGTGGCCGCCCTGGGCATACTGCTGGCATGGATCGAACTGATGATGGTGGTCGGCCGCTTCCCCATGTTCGGCATCTACATACAAATGTTCACGCAAGTGTCCATCAACTTCTTCAAGTTCCTCGCGGCCTACGTGTGCCTCGTGATCGGCTTCTCCCTCGGGTTCAGCGTACTGCACAAGAACTACAAGTCGTTCACCGATCCGCTGATCAGCCTTCTCAAGACGGTGATCATGATGTCGGGCGAGCTCGAGTTCGAGGACGTCTTCTTTGACGAGGAGGCGCCGCTCATGTATCCCGGCACGGCGCACCTCATGCTCCTCAGCTTCGTCATCCTGGTGACGGTGATACTGACGAATCTGATGGTCGGCCTGGCCGTGTCGGACATTCAGGAGCTGCGCAGGTGTGCCGGCCTCGACCGGCTGGTACGGCGCGCCGAGCTCGTGGCACACCTCGAGAGCATGCTCTTCTCGAAACTGCTGGACCGCGCTCCCGCGAGGATAATACGGATGTGCAGACGGGGCGCTCTGCTTCTACACCCGCCGTACCACTGCGCCCTGCACATCCGGCCGAACGATCCGCGCGAGAAACGCCTGCCCCGCGAACTCGTCAGGGCAGTGTACCGCCTGGTCAGCGAGAAAAGGACGCGCCGAACGACGTTCAGGAGCAGTGCGCCGCCTTCATCGCTGCGGAACGCCGCGGCGGACTCGAGTCAAGCGAGATTCAGCAGGATGTACAGCAACGAGAGTAGCCACCAGCAGCTAAGCGATCTGGCAGCCGAGTTGAAGAGGTGCTCGTACAACATCAGCACGCGGTTGGACAGTCTAACCGACAAGATGGAGAGCATCGCCCGCGAGGTAGACGTGACAATGAACTACTCGCAGACCTATTGCTCGCCAACCGGAGCGTGTTGA